Proteins encoded together in one Lutra lutra chromosome 4, mLutLut1.2, whole genome shotgun sequence window:
- the BCL10 gene encoding B-cell lymphoma/leukemia 10: MEPTAPSLTEEDLTEVKKDALENLRVYLCEKIIAERHFDHLRAKKILSREDTEEISCRTSSRKRAGKLLDYLQENPKGLDTLVESIRREKTQNFLIQKITDEVLKLRNIKLEHLKGLKCSSCEPFPGGATNNFSRSNSDESNFSEKLRASTVIYHPEGESSTAPFFSTESSLNLPVLEVGRTENPTFSSTTLPRPGDPGAPPLPPELQLEEEGTCGNSSEMFLPLRSRAVSHQ, translated from the exons GCTTTAGAAAATCTGCGTGTATACCTGTGTGAAAAAATCATAGCTGAGAGACATTTTGATCATCTACGTGCAAAAAAAATACTCAGcagagaagacactgaagaaattTCTTGCCGAACATCAAGTAGAAAAAGGGCTGGAAAATTGTTAGACTACTTACAAGAAAACCCCAAAGGACTGGATACACTGGTTGAATCTATTCGGCGAGAAAAAACACAGAACTTCCTGATTCAGAAGATTACAGATGAAGTGCTGAAacttagaaatataaaactaGAACATCTGAAAG GACTGAAATGTAGCAGCTGTGAGCCTTTCCCAGGTGGAGCCACAAACAACTTCTCTAGATCAAATTCAGATGAGAGTAATTTCtctgaaaaactgagagcatcCACTGTCATATACCATCCTGAAGGAGAATCCAGCACCGCCCCCTTTTTTTCTACTGAGTCTTCTCTGAATTTGCCTGTTCTCGAAGTTGGCAGAACTGAAAATCCCACCTTCTCTTCAACTACACTTCCCAGACCTGGGGACCCTGGGGCTCCTCCTTTGCCACCGGAGCTGCAGTTAGAAGAAGAAGGAACTTGTGGAAACTCTAGTGAGATGTTTCTTCCCTTGAGATCACGTGCTGTTTCCCATCAATGA